Proteins co-encoded in one Megalops cyprinoides isolate fMegCyp1 chromosome 1, fMegCyp1.pri, whole genome shotgun sequence genomic window:
- the LOC118782860 gene encoding adhesion G protein-coupled receptor E1-like: MAEVCNNTLRITVSAEDRDRDECKDTSVCGPNATCSNTLGGYSCSCHHGYRAPPGVTLTNSTYPCQDVDECRENPTICGSNETCSNTAGSFTCECKEGFIASLGLEWKLGVTTCTVLSERGGEDRDKLRDTMLEVTEKLASALVKPTQHQSFASVTTTQIEVQTFAIGPETNLTDTLQLKSRVNLLEIDLLGIAKNNNGSGAVVFIAYANMEDMLKARLFDMDNNTIKTMMSNVVSASLPNTKHPTLLKPVNFTLRHLTPPSLSRQVDPGGNLTCVYWNQSRWIVDGCEATKINSNYTMCTCNHLSTFALIMQTDRSPEDDIILKWISMIALSVGLLFLALAILTFILCRWNPKVSNTARLNLSICLFLAHLLFLLVQSFLSHIQKHKLVCAVISGVLHFLFLSSFVWMFLEALQLFLLVRNLREVRIIQREGIHWGFLLLIGYGAPCLVVGVSAGVVPEGYGSDQCWLKTDEGFIWSFLGPVCFLLAVNVILFTTITGYLWFALAGRDKEISQLKDTRMMVVKILFQLIILGCSWMFGFFVNNSKVLEYLFLLITSQQGTFIFLVHCVFRKEVQEWYRKWWKILCSSSDASDSSNSSKTFTTFSSITGSLRPGFCTFGLTEDNGYHPTGPNYLDDLIVYGATAAEHHQNLSAVLQKLKESGLVLNNNKCHFRKPSQHFLGHVITADGICPDQEHFDAILKAPPPSDAATLRSFLGLVAWYSKFLPNSRGPHT, from the exons ATGGCGGAGGTCTGTAACAACACTCTCAGGATTACCGTGTCGGCAGAAGACAGAG ATAGAGACGAGTGCAAAGACACCTCTGTGTGCGGCCCCAACGCAACCTGCAGCAACACTTTGGGAGGATACAGCTGCTCCTGTCACCATGGATACAGAGCCCCCCCAGGGGTCACTCTCACCAACTCCACATACCCCTGCCAAG ATGTGGATGAATGCAGGGAGAACCCTACAATCTGCGGCTCAAACGAAACCTGCAGCAACACCGCTGGCAGCTTCACCTGTGAGTGTAAGGAGGGATTCATTGCCAGCCTGGGGCTGGAATGGAAGCTGGGCGTCaccacctgtacag TGCTGTCTgagagggggggtgaggacAGAGACAAGCTGAGAGATACCATGCTGGAGGTCACAGAGAAGCTGGCGTCAGCACTGGTGAAGCCCACACAACACCAGAGCTTTGCCAGCGTCACTACCACACAAATAG AGGTGCAAACGTTTGCCATCGGGCCAGAAACCAACCTGACAGACACACTTCAGCTAAAATCCAGAGTAAACCTTCTGGAAATTGATCTGCTTGGAATTGCTAAGAACAACAATG GATCTGGAGCGGTGGTCTTCATAGCATACGCCAACATGGAGGATATGCTGAAGGCCAGACTTTTCGACATGGACAACAACACCATCAAGACCATGATGTCCAATGTCGTCTCTGCATCCCTCCCCAATACCAAACACCCAACATTGCTGAAACCGGTCAACTTTACCCTGAGACACCTCACA cctccctccctttctcgGCAGGTGGACCCTGGGGGTAATCTCACCTGTGTGTACTGGAATCAGAGCAGGTGGATCGTGGATGGCTGTGAGGCCACAAAGATCAATTCCAATTACACCATGTGCACCTGCAACCACCTGTCCACCTTCGCCCTCATCATGCAGACGGACAGATCACCTGAG GATGACATCATCTTGAAGTGGATCAGCATGATTGCATTGTCAGTGGGGCTGCTGTTTCTGGCCCTGGCCATCCTGACCTTCATCCTCTGTCGCTGGAACCCTAAAGTCAGCAACACAGCACGCCTCAACCTCTCCATCTGCCTCTTCCTGGCCcacctgctcttcctgctggtgCAGAGTTTCCTCTCTCACATCCAGAAGCACAAG ctggtgtgtgcagtgatCTCGGGCGTgctgcacttcctcttcctgtccagctTTGTGTGGATGTTCCTGGAGGCTCTGCAGCTCTTCCTGTTGGTGCGCAACCTGAGAGAGGTCAGGATTATACAGAGGGAGGGAATCCACTGGGGCTTcctgctgctgattggctaCGGCGCCCCCTGTCTGgtggtgggtgtgtctgcaggagtgGTTCCCGAAGGATACGGCAGTGACCA GTGCTGGCTGAAGACTGATGAAGGCTTCATCTGGTCTTTTCTGGGGCCAGTGTGTTTTCTCCTTGCA GTGAATGTCATCCTCTTTACTACCATCACTGGATACCTGTGGTTTGCCCTGGCTGGCCGGGACAAGGAAATCTCTCAACTGAAAGACACCAG gATGATGGTGGTAAAAATACTATTCCAGTTGATCATTCTTGGTTGCTCCTGGATGTTCGGCTTCTTTGTGAATAACAGCAAGGTGCTGGAGTATCTCTTCCTGCTTATAACCTCCCAGCAGGGCACGTTCATCTTCCTGGTGCACTGCGTCTTCAGAAAAGAG GTTCAGGAATGGTACAGGAAGTGGTGGAAGATCCTGTGCAGCTCCAGCGATGCCTCTGACTCCTCTAACTCCTCCAAGACATTCACAACTTTCTCGAGCATCACA GGTTCCTTACGGCCTGGCTTCTGCACCTTTGGCCTTACAGAAGATAATGGCTACCATCCTACAGGGCCAAACTACTTGGATGACCTGATAGTCTATGGTGCCACCGCTGCTGAACACCACCAGAACCTTAGCGCTGTACTACAGAAACTAAAAGAGTCTGGCCTGGtgctcaacaacaacaaatgtcaCTTCAGAAAGCCTTCCCAGCACTTCCTGGGTCATGTCATCACTGCAGATGGCATCTGTCCAGACCAAGAGCACTTTGACGCCATCCTGAAAGCCCCACCTCCATCTGATGCTGCTACTCTTAGATCCTTTCTGGGTCTGGTGGCCTGGTACTCGAAGTTCCTCCCCAACAGCCGTGGCCCCCATACGTGA